The Onthophagus taurus isolate NC chromosome 6, IU_Otau_3.0, whole genome shotgun sequence region AGCTTTTCCGTCTCTCGAAATGCAGTtttccgttttttttttattacacgaTAACATtatcggagataaaaaatatcgTTTAGTAACCAGctatttttaaaaccaaattgatttcaattgTATACAATAAATTGTACACGTGTCACCAGTGCTACCACAttaggaaaatgtttaaattggACATttgactaaaaaataaaaaaaaacaatcctTGAACacgaaaatcaattttcattattacaaTTATCTCACATGATGAACCGGGAAGTGCCACAAAGAATACCTGGAACATGTCATGAGATGTTGATATCTCTGATATTCTCTGTAATACAAgggaaaataaaaggaaaaagaGAAGAGAAGAAGAATACGAGATTCTGGGAAAACCACAGCTGAATTATTTCGAGGTGCTGTCAACAAAATCATTATTGCCAACATTATTCCAACCTCAATAAGAGGAAGAAACGCACGGTTCTAGTTTTTATCGTTATACAgagttagattgttgtatatttttattaaactaaaactagaactaacactaaacttagaactagaaatattcggatttagccgtgcgtctgaagacgcacttTGTTCGGGTGGCAACACTGCGTGTcatactttaataattttttagaaaaaaacttatcccaaatttaaaactattttaaagtttttttcccAACAATTTTAACTAATTCAGCTCGTTAAAATcgttgatttatttttctcaCGTAGTTATTCGTTTAAATAGGCCTTCAATTGGCTATTATTACTCTTTTTTAGTATAATTTGAAGGTTACAAGCTTTGCTTTAAGTGTTAAtactattaaatttttttttagttggtCAATAATCTGTTTTCAAGAAGTCGAGGATATAGAAGCCTTACAAATAATTTGTAACGAATTAAATAATCCCAAACTCCGCAGGGTTGctgaatttaaacaaaatagttGCGAATGGAACGTTTGTATGCAAAGACAACAAACAGCTAttttatatgatattaatAGTGGCGGTAagtacttaaaataaaaatttattattataaattaatcttttaattctttttttaggtATAGGTGTAAgtttagaaataattaaagatgCAACAATCGAAAATTACCAAAGCACCTTAGTTCAATTTACCATAAATACGCTCGATTTTACCGTCCTAAACGTGCAATTACCAGAAAATTTCCCCATAGAACACATAAACCCAAAACTCGAAGAAATTATAACCGACGACGATTGTTTCCTTTTATTGGGCGACTTCAGCAAGTTGCAATTTACTAATCTCACCTCGAATTTGACACGATTAGAATCGATTTTACCCCTACACGCCAACACAACCTAttccaattttaaacataaatattccGATAACATGTTCGTTAATAGCGgctcaaaaattcatttaaccGGATTATGGGGCGTCGTCCGACAAGGACTCACCCATTTAGCAATTCCAAATGGATGGAGCTGGGGAGGGCCTGTTTCTCCACATTGCCCATTGTGGGTTGAATTTTATGTCAAAGAAAGTAAACGAGAAGATGTTAACGGGGATCAATTgtgattttttattctttgatttcattaatttattttaacagaGACAATCGTGGAATGTGATATGAAATATGTGAAagattttttgacattttaaatattttattattattattattaattaatagtacaaaaataaaagatttattcgtttcctttttatttatttccttatttatttatttcaatttgtcaaattttgCATCAAATTAAATACTAATAGATGGCGCAATTATCCATTTGAGGTTCATctgacattttaaatattttattattattaattaatagtacaaaaataaaagatttattcgtttcatttttatttattttctatttcaatttgatcaaattttgcataaaattcttatttaaatACTAATAGATGGCGCAATTATCCATTTGAAGTTCATGTGacaaagtgaggttatgttcgctatatttccaaaaaactattttttatcataatGACCACATCAACTGAAGAAAATTTACAAGAACCATCCACAAgtacaaagaaaattattaaaaaaccaaaACGTGGTATCATTTATTTATCGAGTATTCCCCCTTATTATAATGTAACCAAAATACGAGAAACGTTTGGGGAACTGGGTAAAATAGGAAGagtttatttagaattagcTGATAAAGGTATGTTGATGCaataaaaagtaacaaatatagttctaaattaataattttagaatcTATTCCAAATGAAAAAAAGTCAAAGAAACGAAAAACAGCAAAAAAGTTTGTTGAAGGTTGGGTTGAGTTTGAACGAAAATCTGTGGCGAAAAAAGTAGCtcaacttttaaataattcccaAGTGAGTACACGGAAGAAATCAAAACTTTACGATTGCATGTggaacataaaatatttatctgGGTTTAAATGGACTCATCTCCATGAGAGATTAGCTTATGAAAAGGCGGCCAAAAAGCAACGATTAAAAGCTGAAATTGAACTTGCTAAGAAGACTACTAATATTTTTACATCtagagttaaaaaataaaagaattgttttaatttttattttgtaattattttttaaatcattttttaatcatttcagGTACACTTTCTCTACCGTAAAACCGATTTCCTTCtaaatcaattgaaaaattatgATCAACAGGATTAGACAAAGCCTTTTCAATAGCCTCATCAATATTTTCAGCGGTAATAAACCCTTTCGCTTCCTCTTTAACTACTCTCACAATTTTCTCCGCCTCCTCTAAATCCAAAACCTTcttaaattgttgaaattccaatttctttttcgctatttcaatatttttatttaaaagaccCTCAAAGAATTTTTCTCGTTCAACGCCAACCTTTGCATTCCATTCGTCATTTATCTTAGCACAAATTTCATAGTCTTCGTAAGccactttatttttatgatcTGTATCATCTAGTTTTTCCTTACTAGCGTAGTTTGCTaccaaaaatctttttattgatttcatgtgatttttataattgttatttattcgTCTTAATTCTTCGAGTTCATCCTTGGGAAGTTGTGGTTTTTCCGGAACTTTATATAATTTACTTTTTGCTTTAGGGGCCCCTATaggttttcttttatatcttaCGATTTGCAAAGATACAGAATGTTctattaaagatatttttggtataatttttgataaatgaaaca contains the following coding sequences:
- the LOC111427975 gene encoding uncharacterized protein, producing the protein MTTSTEENLQEPSTSTKKIIKKPKRGIIYLSSIPPYYNVTKIRETFGELGKIGRVYLELADKESIPNEKKSKKRKTAKKFVEGWVEFERKSVAKKVAQLLNNSQVSTRKKSKLYDCMWNIKYLSGFKWTHLHERLAYEKAAKKQRLKAEIELAKKTTNIFTSRVKK
- the LOC111427974 gene encoding small ribosomal subunit protein mS26 is translated as MFHLSKIIPKISLIEHSVSLQIVRYKRKPIGAPKAKSKLYKVPEKPQLPKDELEELRRINNNYKNHMKSIKRFLVANYASKEKLDDTDHKNKVAYEDYEICAKINDEWNAKVGVEREKFFEGLLNKNIEIAKKKLEFQQFKKVLDLEEAEKIVRVVKEEAKGFITAENIDEAIEKALSNPVDHNFSIDLEGNRFYGRESVPEMIKK